The stretch of DNA TCGCGCAGCCAATCGTACGGCCAAGCTCCAATAATGCCCAAAATAAATTTGCTATCGAGTTGTTAAATTCGATATCAGCCGTTAGTAGTACCTACTTACAGAAAATGCAGAATAATGGATCTGGAAAGCAGAACAGTGCCGAAGTATACACGGGACTCTCTAATGCATCTTCTGGTACCAGTCAACATCAGGCCACGAACGCGACCATGGATGTAAATACGAATACCGCACATTTAAACAACCAATTTCCTAACGCATTAGCTACCATTTTGCCAGATCATCAACCTAACCGGAGCAGTGTTTCTCAAAATATGAACATTTCTGTTTCGAACCGAGATACTGGTCCTGCTTTAAACCCACAAGCCAATCAGAATCAATCTCAAATACAAATTCACAACGCGCATACACACCAACCGGTAAATCGATCACCTATTACATTCCCGAATTCTTCGACTGACAAGGCATTCAAGCTGAATCCCAATGGAATTAAACGGCGCAGAAGAAATACACAAAATAACAACTATGCTAGCGCTAATAATTTTGGCATCAATGCTGCTCATAAGCCCACATCAATCCTATCACCATTGACAAATTCCCATAATTCAACAACCAGCATTAATTATACTCCTTCCTCTATTCATTCAAGCGTCACCAGTGCTTCAAATTCATTTCACGATCTGAATTCACTGAATAATTTCGGCACAACGGCAGCATTGAATTTGCCCAGTTTAGCTCTAGATAACGCTTCTTTTCCCTCAAACCCCAACATTATACATTCTGTgaacaataataattctCAGCAGCCTTTATCATTCTCTCAACTAATTAATCAAGATAGTACTACGTCTGGATTGCTACCCAGTAATAACAGTGGGGTGCACACGAGCAttgtaaataaaaacagaGGTTCTACTTTCCCGCCCTGCTCAAAGCCGATTACAATGAAAAGCAATGTTGATGATGACGGCTATCAGGaggacgatgatgatgacggCGATGACGAAGGCGATGGAAgagataatgaagaagatagtACCGCtgaggaagatgaagtAGATGATGAGATTGAAACTGATATGAAGAACGCGTCATTTAACaaacgaagaaaaaatttgcatcataaaaaaagtagcTCTCTCAACAATAGGAGGAAATTTCATGATGAGACTGCTAGTAGACTCAATTCCAATTCTGATTTACATTACAGGATATTGAAGGCTCCCACCGACGTAAAGACTATATGGGAAGAATACAGTACCGGTATAAGAGGCAAACCATCGATCAAACATCTTGAATCCAAGTATGGTAACAAGTGGAGGTTGAataagaacaagaagaccTTTTCTAGACGGAAAAGACTTTATAAGTTTATTCTGAACGGTATGGAAAAAGGCAAAACAGCACAAGAGATGATAGAGACCCTAGAGAACAAGAGGCTTTAcaaagatgatgaggatgGCGAAGTTAAGAAAAGAACCATTGGCTGGTTGCAAGAGAGCCTTGCCGGAATATAATGGTCATACTGTAATCATTTATAATCGTGAGaatgaaacagaaaaaagtgCAACAAGAATCCTTCTGGCtaatcaacaaaaatttctagtactattttcttttgaaaggGAAGAATACGAGTTGAGTCGCACATATGCGTTTTCTATTCTGAGAAAGGTGCATATGATGTAAATCAATGCGGCCAAAGTAGTTACTGGCAATGGGCTGGGCCACCACAGTTTTAGATGCGGTTACTTCCAAAAGCTTCGGGAAGGCGAAAAAAACCACTCGAAGGCTCGAGGATGACAAATCGCCCCCCTTACAAGCTTGGCAGCGACGAAAAGGGTAAAAACCAGAAGAATGTCGTACAAGGACTTTTACAACCACTTTGGAAATAATTCAACAGCGCCCccttttcattatataAGTAGGCACTATATCAGTTGTGTAGTAAAAGACGCCTTAATGTTTATTTTACTTTCTGTACATTAGTCTTTTAAAAACTGAAATATAAAGTACTACAGgtaagagaagaaaataacaatggGTTTATTTGATAAAGTAAAGCAATTTGCTAGCAGCAATAACAATGACAATGGATCTGGGAACAATAATCAAACAGACTATGTTTCGAAGGCTGAAAATATGATCGGTGAGGATAGAGTTAACCAGTTTAAAAGCAAAATTGGTGAGGATAGGTTTAACAAAATGGAATCCAAGGTTCGTCAACAATTCTCTAATACTTCTATAAGtgacaacaacaataacgATAGTTCTTATGGCTCTAACAATGACGACTCTTACGGTTCTAATAATGATAACTCTTATGgttccaacaacaataacaacaacGATAACAACACCTACGGTTCGTCTAACAATGACGATTCTTATGGTTCTAACAACAATGATGACACCTACGGTTCTTCTAACAACAATGATTCTTATGGTTCTTCAAACAATGATGACTCTTATGGTTCttcaaacaagaagaagagctcTTATGGCTCTAACAATGACGATTCTTATGGttccaacaacaatgacaCCTACGGTTCTTCtaacaacaatgacgaCTCTTATGGTTCttcaaacaagaagaagagctcTTATGGCTCTAACAATGACGATTCTTATGGttccaacaacaatgacaCCTACGGCTCTTCtaacaacaatgacgaCTCATACGGTTCTTCtaacaacaatgacgaCTCTTACGGCTCCTctaacaagaagaagagttcTTACGGCTCCAACAATGACGACTCATATGGttccaacaataatgaCACCTACGGTTCTTCAAACAACGATGATTCTTATGGTTCTTCtaacaacaatgacgaTTCTTACGGCTCCTctaacaagaagaagaccTCTTATGGCTCCAACAATGACGATTCTTATGGttccaacaacaatgacaCCTACGGTTCTTCAAACAACAATGACACCTACGGTTCTTCAAACAACGATGACACCTACGGTTCTTctaacaagaagaagagctcTTACGGCTCTAACAATGACGACTCATATGGttccaacaacaatgactCTTATGGttccaacaacaatgactCTTATGGttccaacaacaatgactCTTATGGTTCttcaaacaagaagaagagctcTTATGGCTCTAACAATGACGATTCTTATGGttccaacaacaatgacaCCTACGGTTCTTCtaacaacaatgacgaCTCTTATGGTTCttcaaacaagaagaagagctcTTATGGCTCTAACAATGACGATTCTTATGGttccaacaacaatgacaCCTACGGCTCTTCtaacaacaatgacgaCTCATACGGTTCTTCtaacaacaatgacgaCTCTTACGGCTCCTctaacaagaagaagagttcTTACGGCTCCAACAATGACGACTCATATGGttccaacaataatgaCACCTACGGTTCTTCAAACAACGATGATTCTTATGGTTCTTCtaacaacaatgacgaTTCTTACGGCTCCTctaacaagaagaagaccTCTTATGGCTCCAACAATGACGATTCTTATGGttccaacaacaatgacaCCTACGGTTCTTCAAACAACAATGACACCTACGGTTCTTCAAACAACGATGACACCTACGGTTCTTctaacaagaagaagagctcTTACGGCTCTAACAATGACGACTCATATGGttccaacaacaatgactCTTATGGttccaacaacaatgactCTTATGGttccaacaacaatgactCTTATGGTTCttcaaacaagaagaagagctcTTATGGCTCTAACAATGACGATTCTTATGGttccaacaacaatgacaCCTACGGTTCTTCtaacaacaatgacgaCTCTTATGGTTCttcaaacaagaagaagagctcTTATGGCTCTAACAATGACGATTCTTATGGttccaacaacaatgacaCCTACGGCTCTTCtaacaacaatgacgaCTCATACGGTTCTTCtaacaacaatgacgaCTCTTATGGTTCTTctaacaagaagaagagctcTTACGGCTCCAACAATGACGACTCATATGGttccaacaacaatgacgaCTCATACGGTTCTTCtaacaacaatgacgaCTCTTACGGCTCCTctaacaagaagaagagttcTTACGGCTCCAACAATGACGACTCATATGGttccaacaacaatgacaCCTACGGTTCTTCAAACAACAATGATTCTTATGGTTCTTCTAACAATGACTCTTATGGTTCTTCTAACAATGACTCTTATGGCTCCTctaacaagaagaagagctcTTATGGCTCTAACAATGACGACTCTTATGGttccaacaataatgaCTCCTATGGCtccaacaacaatgactCTTATGGTTCTAACGATAGAGGTAATCGTAACCAATACGGcggtgatgatgattactaggttattttcatttcttctctcAGATAGAAAACATTATATTGCTTAGCCTATACTTacgtaaaaaaaatgtatgtaAGAGACATTTAGCCCCATTGGCAGAGGTTCTCATGCACTTTTCCACTCAAACTAGCGATACATTGTCAGATACAATTAGTCAGTATAAAATAAGCTGTCAAAAAAGTGCGGTAGGcttattctttcttgtgTCCAGCGCCTTTCAATTTATTGTATTGCTCTTGGTAGTCGGGCCTTTCAGTTTCATCACTAGTGTTAACAACATTACCGTTCTCATCTTTACTTGCCATTTCCTTGAAAGCATCGCTTACTACCTTCGCATCACCTTGtagtttttcctttgagctttgaaatatttcgTTCACTTTTTGCTGATCGATGTTCATTTGAGATGTCTTGATTGTAgaagtttcttttgttaattCATTATAATAAACTAAGCAGCGAGGCCATAATAAAATTCTATTCTGCTTATCGTTATATAGCAAATTCTAGCCGGGAGCCAATTGCCCCTGAGATGTGCAACATCAGTAAGGCGCAGTGTTGTACAATAAACCTGGCCACTGGCCACCTTATACTGTCAGCATGGTCAACAAATTCACACGAGCATTACGTACCGCTGCATCATGATCGGCACCTCCCTTAAGCCTCCCCTAAACGATCTTGGTACCCCTTATAATCACCTTCTTTTACTCTTTCGTGGTTGGCTTGTACGTTATGTTGTGTCCTATGGGAGGTTTATGCCATACGTTTGGGTTTTCTAGGAAATCTAGACGGTTCATAGTTATTCGAAAATAGGAGTAAAGAATAAGCATACTTCTTAAGGGAGCAGCTGCATGTAAGATAAGTTAATAAGAATGAATCCAGCGCAAAGCATGAAGAATAAATAGTATGGATGAAAGAGGAATTGTATCCCTCAAAAGCAGTTCTACAAACATATATAAGCCGACCTAATTTTGCCCATAAATTCTTTCTGAATGAGTATCTTTATCGACGCTCTTGCAGTCCTAAATTTTTAGAAACGCATATCcaacaataaaatcaaGATGTCTAACATGATGAACAAATTCGCTGAAAAACTACAAGGTAACGACGATTCTCACCAAAAAGGGAAGAGTACCAGGTCCTCCAACAAGGAAAAGGATACAAACATGGACATGGGTATGGGTCATGATCAGTTTGAGggaaagatgaagatgggACAGGATCAGTCTGAAGGAAAGATGAATGCTGGTAGAGGCATTGCAAACGACTGGAAAACATATgagaatatgaagaaatagTCACAAACATCATTGGGTGTAATCATTGATTCGCTTTACTCTTTAATGACTTATTTATGAATTGTTTATGTTTAGGTTAGttttttatattcaatTGATAAtctcacttttttttcaagtttttttttacggACTTACTTAACTCATTTTAATACTCACCCATTCGTATAGTCTACTTCGTTCACTTAGGTGTAAAATAGATATCATAATGCATGCTTACTTGTCGCATTATTGGCAcccttttattttttattttgtttctaaTATTCAGCAGTCAGAACGGTGACTGAATCCAATGAATTTATGGACttttaaaataataatcatCAATACATCAACCCCGCGGTGCCcgataaaagaatatttcagTTTCAAGAGCACTTGAGACGTAGGCGTTTTAAAGAATACTTTtaaataattctttttcgGCGGTTATTCCAAGTTTTAATCCATCATAACTATATATTCTTGCACGACGTCCCTTATAGTAGTAATATAATGAGTGGTCATGACTTCGTTACAAAAATATCTCATATCCTGAATGAACCAGTTACGGAGAAGGTAATGCTGCAAAAACAATCTAATGAAAGCTCTGCAGTTACAAATGCCGAATTAGAGGTTCAAGAGCAACCCTCAATCAAATCGTTAAAATCACCGGAAAGCGCTGCAATTTCTATTTCAGGTAATTATTCTAACCCATTTCTCTCCACACAATTCAAAACTCCTACCACTGTACCATTTATACCTGAAGCAATAAAGGGCATAGATTTAGTGGAGCCACCTGAGGATATACCTGCAAAAGTATATCATGAAAAGACGGGCTTATTCTACCAGATATCTCCACACACTATCCCAACTTTTACCGTAGCGAAAGAGGAGCTCCCAGACCCAATAGAGTTTTATGAACTAGTACAAGACTTAGGGTCAATTTATGGTTGCGTGAAGTTAAAAATTGCATCAGATGCCGATAATTTTGCTCAACTAAATGTCAATATGGATCGCTTCTGGTTCAGAGcaagaaaacaaatcttTGATTCCGATGAATTACGAAGGGCCCAAATAGTTAACTTCCATGCTAGGCTTTACGATTTCCacaataaaatcaaaagaaaaagttctCTTACGAAGATTCCAAGCATCGATAAACGGCCCCTGAATTTATACCGACTGAGAAGTTGTGTAAAACTAAGGGGAGGGTTTAATGCAGTTTgtgagaaaaaattgtgGGCACAAATTGGAAGGGAATTGGGTTATTCAGGCAAAATTATGAGCTCGTTATCAACTTCTTTAAGGTCCGCTTATGCGAAAATACTAGTGGATTTTGATAGgtatgaagaaaaacaagaaagcGTACGTAATAACGAAACTAATGAAGAACTAGATGAATTTTCgatatctcatcatttaaATCAAGGAAAAAGGGATGGAGAAGAAATCTTAGAGAAGGGAGAGGAGCCTCTTTACAAAAGAACTAGAATAAATCATGAAGTATTTAGAGCCGGATCAATTAACCATGAGTTTAAAAGAATGAAGGACATAAAGCACATGAAAGGGTTTCGAACTTATTTTGACTCTGTAACTGAGCATAAAGAGGGCTATACACAATCAACAGAGGACACCTTACCAGGATACGATTTCACTTTCTGGGATAATGGTATGGAGATATACGATAAAAGTAAGTATGAAACAAAAACCTCTCCTGTTTACAACTTGAGACAGTATTACGAAAAAAGTCAAGCGGTTTTCCGTGCTATTGTGACAAAATATAAGAATAAATACCCAATTTTATTTGCAAACGACATGACGTTACCTCAAGAAGAGTTTGAGAAGTTATACTTTGATTTGTTATCGGAGCATTTTATGGATTTCGAGATCGATACCGGTCTTGGTCTAATTTCTCATACAAGATCACCAATAACCAATTCGTTTAATGAGAAGTTCaccattaaaaaaatcttggaTCGATGGAATCTAGACAACATCCCATTAAATAAATTATCGCTTTTGAAACACCTTGATTTAGATATGGCTAATTTTACAAGAACCGTTTATGATGTCGGaatgttattttcttgtcAAGGTTGGTCTGTTTCGGATCATTTTTTGCCTTCAATTGATTACAATCATTTGGGTTCTACAAAAATGTTATACAGTATTGCACCCAAAGATATGGAGAAATTCGAAAGTCTAATGGCTCGAGGGGAAAAAGAATGGGATACTTTGCAGTCACGGCCGCACTATTTCACTTCTGATGAGGAGTGGAGAAGTTTTTCTGAAACTGACTTTTACAAGTCATTCTTAGAGGCAGAGAAATTTACTGATTTTTTAAATACGGGAGGTAACTCAAGAAATTTATCTTCTGAGTATAGGACACTAGAAAATAACTTACATGATGGTTCACAAAGTGATTTGCTATTTAAACCTAATTTCATCTTAGCCAACGGCATTCAACTTTATAAAGCATCGCAGGAGCAAGGCTCGtacattttcaaattcccAAAGGCTTTCACGTGTTGTGTCGGATCAGGTTTCTATCTATCTCAAAACGCAACTTTTGCACCCATCTCATGGCTGAAATTCAGTTTCGAGGCAGAAAAATGGATATCTAAGATGGGATTACTCCCAGCTTTAGACGTAAATCAATTAATGATCAACATTTTACTAAATTCAGATAATTCAGATCTAAAGAAGACATGTCGTCGTTTAATAAGTACCTACGTTCATAGCGAAGCGGAAAACCGCAAAAAGTTAAGAGATTTAGTTGGCACTGTGGATGTAGTCTATAACAaactgaattttttttcggATATTAGTTTAACGTCTACCGgtatttcaaagattgTTATGACTCATGGTACCTTGCAACGTGTTCTATCtctgaaagaatttttagCATTGCTAGAAGAAACAGGAAGCGCTATTCATAGGGTATGTGACATCCCAATACATGACAAAGCTGGTAACCTCAACATTTCCTTACACCTATATTTCGATAAGGCGAGTCTAAATGCTGCTCTCGACGGCTTGGATAATTCTTTAAATTCCTGTCTGGTAGTCCacgatgaaaattttgaaaagaagtgGAAAATGTTAATGACTTCCACTTTCAGACACAGAACAGTACCATTGAATATTATACAGTATTTGATTTCCCATACTGACAGTAATACTGAATTTAATCGAATCTTACGCTCCAATCTTGATGACTCCTTCCTACTTATTGAAGAATGCAAAAAGTTTATTGCAGCTTGTGTGTATCTTTCCCGTAATATTAAAAATGTTGATTTCGGTAACGGTTTTGATTTACATCCTCTACCGCTTAAGTTCTCTAATAAAACGGCTCATGACTTGGTGTGCTTGTATGGAAGAGTACAGAGGTGTTCAATTGATTTTCCAGAAAAGTCAACGATTGCCAGACTGTATCATGTATCCCGACAATTCCCCATTGATAATAGGGATATTGTTGAAGGTAATAATTTACATTTGCTCAAGGAATTATATCAAAGATCGTTAAATATCCCATTAAAGGTTTCTTATTGGACTAAGTTGACCAGAAAAATTTGCAGACTTGAGTGGTTATCAGTTTATGAGCGTATATTCATCGAGCGAAATGATATCAAGAATGAAGATCCTGCAAAATACACACTCCCGTTGCTATATTCTTACTTCGAATTTGGGTTGAAGTACTGTCACGTTGAAGATATAGATAAGATAGGGAAAATAAGACAGCTGATTTTAGAATACCAAGAGGTGATGCAAAAAGTTCGAGTTTTCTTAAAAAAGGACCCACCCTCAAAAATATCCCTGAGTGATCTGGAGAATATTTTACTCAGTATAGAGGAACATCGCTTACCCATACACAGTAGTTTTTTCAGTGAGCTTGATCACGTTATGAGAGAAATTGAACATGCAAAAAGAGTGAACAATGTAAACAATGTGAACATTTCTTATAGCGTCGATGGTATTGATAGAATGGATGGACTTATCAGGAAGAGTGATCCCAATTTCATGAAGTTTGTTAATCATTTTAATGGTTCAATATTAGATAAAAGGCCATCAGTCGGTGATAATTCTGACCAAGTTAGGACCAAGAAAGAGCTAAAAAGCTACAGATTATGGAACCGGCACCTAGGCCAGATAATGCAAAATAACAAATTCTCCAAGATACTACCCTTGATCTTCAGATGCTTGGATTTGGGATCGGACAGATACATTTCTCTAGAGGAGTGTACTGACCATCAAACGAAATATTGCTTTTGtagaaaagttgaagaacATACTGCCATGGTGGAATGTGAAATTTGTAAGGAGTGGTACCATATGGATTGTGTCAACGACGGTGAGTGGGTTTCACCTGATGATCCTAATGTATTCTTTGTTTGCGCAATATGCGCCCCTCCTGATGTCAAGGGTACAGAAGACGtgatttttgaatttgacgACTTGAAGGAACTCTTAATAGAATCTTTGAAACTAAATATTGTTCCGAAACCTCCTGTTCTGAAGAATCTCTTTGACATTTTTGCATACGCATTAAA from Saccharomyces mikatae IFO 1815 strain IFO1815 genome assembly, chromosome: 13 encodes:
- the HOT1 gene encoding Hot1p (similar to Saccharomyces cerevisiae HOT1 (YMR172W); ancestral locus Anc_6.243), yielding MNNQVNEDAMDINLDLSLPTHISPATGSESASGSNASTLRNDGNVLDSNLLGNSAAIPASTASNQRSEVIGEKLSMKKNSNASASNSNTGGPGHLLSQSLTNESPSNEISTDQLKIFQRMDEMSARMIAMEESFHTLSSKIAEQNSMVLNLKQDNYKVLNKLNILLKLVAQPIVRPSSNNAQNKFAIELLNSISAVSSTYLQKMQNNGSGKQNSAEVYTGLSNASSGTSQHQATNATMDVNTNTAHLNNQFPNALATILPDHQPNRSSVSQNMNISVSNRDTGPALNPQANQNQSQIQIHNAHTHQPVNRSPITFPNSSTDKAFKLNPNGIKRRRRNTQNNNYASANNFGINAAHKPTSILSPLTNSHNSTTSINYTPSSIHSSVTSASNSFHDLNSLNNFGTTAALNLPSLALDNASFPSNPNIIHSVNNNNSQQPLSFSQLINQDSTTSGLLPSNNSGVHTSIVNKNRGSTFPPCSKPITMKSNVDDDGYQEDDDDDGDDEGDGRDNEEDSTAEEDEVDDEIETDMKNASFNKRRKNLHHKKSSSLNNRRKFHDETASRLNSNSDLHYRILKAPTDVKTIWEEYSTGIRGKPSIKHLESKYGNKWRLNKNKKTFSRRKRLYKFILNGMEKGKTAQEMIETLENKRLYKDDEDGEVKKRTIGWLQESLAGI
- the DDR48 gene encoding DNA damage-responsive protein 48 (similar to Saccharomyces cerevisiae DDR48 (YMR173W); ancestral locus Anc_6.244); the protein is MGLFDKVKQFASSNNNDNGSGNNNQTDYVSKAENMIGEDRVNQFKSKIGEDRFNKMESKVRQQFSNTSISDNNNNDSSYGSNNDDSYGSNNDNSYGSNNNNNNDNNTYGSSNNDDSYGSNNNDDTYGSSNNNDSYGSSNNDDSYGSSNKKKSSYGSNNDDSYGSNNNDTYGSSNNNDDSYGSSNKKKSSYGSNNDDSYGSNNNDTYGSSNNNDDSYGSSNNNDDSYGSSNKKKSSYGSNNDDSYGSNNNDTYGSSNNDDSYGSSNNNDDSYGSSNKKKTSYGSNNDDSYGSNNNDTYGSSNNNDTYGSSNNDDTYGSSNKKKSSYGSNNDDSYGSNNNDSYGSNNNDSYGSNNNDSYGSSNKKKSSYGSNNDDSYGSNNNDTYGSSNNNDDSYGSSNKKKSSYGSNNDDSYGSNNNDTYGSSNNNDDSYGSSNNNDDSYGSSNKKKSSYGSNNDDSYGSNNNDTYGSSNNDDSYGSSNNNDDSYGSSNKKKTSYGSNNDDSYGSNNNDTYGSSNNNDTYGSSNNDDTYGSSNKKKSSYGSNNDDSYGSNNNDSYGSNNNDSYGSNNNDSYGSSNKKKSSYGSNNDDSYGSNNNDTYGSSNNNDDSYGSSNKKKSSYGSNNDDSYGSNNNDTYGSSNNNDDSYGSSNNNDDSYGSSNKKKSSYGSNNDDSYGSNNNDDSYGSSNNNDDSYGSSNKKKSSYGSNNDDSYGSNNNDTYGSSNNNDSYGSSNNDSYGSSNNDSYGSSNKKKSSYGSNNDDSYGSNNNDSYGSNNNDSYGSNDRGNRNQYGGDDDY
- the PAI3 gene encoding Pai3p, whose protein sequence is MNIDQQKVNEIFQSSKEKLQGDAKVVSDAFKEMASKDENGNVVNTSDETERPDYQEQYNKLKGAGHKKE
- the SIP18 gene encoding Sip18p (similar to Saccharomyces cerevisiae SIP18 (YMR175W) and GRE1 (YPL223C); ancestral locus Anc_6.246), whose product is MSNMMNKFAEKLQGNDDSHQKGKSTRSSNKEKDTNMDMGMGHDQFEGKMKMGQDQSEGKMNAGRGIANDWKTYENMKK
- the ECM5 gene encoding Ecm5p (similar to Saccharomyces cerevisiae ECM5 (YMR176W); ancestral locus Anc_6.247), coding for MSGHDFVTKISHILNEPVTEKVMLQKQSNESSAVTNAELEVQEQPSIKSLKSPESAAISISGNYSNPFLSTQFKTPTTVPFIPEAIKGIDLVEPPEDIPAKVYHEKTGLFYQISPHTIPTFTVAKEELPDPIEFYELVQDLGSIYGCVKLKIASDADNFAQLNVNMDRFWFRARKQIFDSDELRRAQIVNFHARLYDFHNKIKRKSSLTKIPSIDKRPLNLYRLRSCVKLRGGFNAVCEKKLWAQIGRELGYSGKIMSSLSTSLRSAYAKILVDFDRYEEKQESVRNNETNEELDEFSISHHLNQGKRDGEEILEKGEEPLYKRTRINHEVFRAGSINHEFKRMKDIKHMKGFRTYFDSVTEHKEGYTQSTEDTLPGYDFTFWDNGMEIYDKSKYETKTSPVYNLRQYYEKSQAVFRAIVTKYKNKYPILFANDMTLPQEEFEKLYFDLLSEHFMDFEIDTGLGLISHTRSPITNSFNEKFTIKKILDRWNLDNIPLNKLSLLKHLDLDMANFTRTVYDVGMLFSCQGWSVSDHFLPSIDYNHLGSTKMLYSIAPKDMEKFESLMARGEKEWDTLQSRPHYFTSDEEWRSFSETDFYKSFLEAEKFTDFLNTGGNSRNLSSEYRTLENNLHDGSQSDLLFKPNFILANGIQLYKASQEQGSYIFKFPKAFTCCVGSGFYLSQNATFAPISWLKFSFEAEKWISKMGLLPALDVNQLMINILLNSDNSDLKKTCRRLISTYVHSEAENRKKLRDLVGTVDVVYNKLNFFSDISLTSTGISKIVMTHGTLQRVLSLKEFLALLEETGSAIHRVCDIPIHDKAGNLNISLHLYFDKASLNAALDGLDNSLNSCLVVHDENFEKKWKMLMTSTFRHRTVPLNIIQYLISHTDSNTEFNRILRSNLDDSFLLIEECKKFIAACVYLSRNIKNVDFGNGFDLHPLPLKFSNKTAHDLVCLYGRVQRCSIDFPEKSTIARLYHVSRQFPIDNRDIVEGNNLHLLKELYQRSLNIPLKVSYWTKLTRKICRLEWLSVYERIFIERNDIKNEDPAKYTLPLLYSYFEFGLKYCHVEDIDKIGKIRQLILEYQEVMQKVRVFLKKDPPSKISLSDLENILLSIEEHRLPIHSSFFSELDHVMREIEHAKRVNNVNNVNISYSVDGIDRMDGLIRKSDPNFMKFVNHFNGSILDKRPSVGDNSDQVRTKKELKSYRLWNRHLGQIMQNNKFSKILPLIFRCLDLGSDRYISLEECTDHQTKYCFCRKVEEHTAMVECEICKEWYHMDCVNDGEWVSPDDPNVFFVCAICAPPDVKGTEDVIFEFDDLKELLIESLKLNIVPKPPVLKNLFDIFAYALNFKSKMEAELFTDDSIDQSASIHKIKYYLRKSKGSRCGFADLTGPLRQYCQMKDAKAVQRLEENGTTIITGISN